From Numida meleagris isolate 19003 breed g44 Domestic line chromosome 4, NumMel1.0, whole genome shotgun sequence, the proteins below share one genomic window:
- the DLC1 gene encoding rho GTPase-activating protein 7 isoform X4, producing the protein MNHPAKAPLRRSFSDHIRDSTARALDVIWKNTRDRRLAEIEAKEACDWLRAAGFPQYAQLYEDLLFPIDIAVVKREHDFLDRDAIEALCRRLNTLNKCAVMKLEISPHRKRSEDSDEDEPCAISGKWTFQRDSKRWSRLEEFDVFPPKLDVNTSSALEAPLLPNVASCESVLTDLSERQEVASILSTSSTSSHQPTLQSEASSTRTNSVVSICSSSNFVANDDSFSSLPLPRELNSFSFNTKVNEKNTKSKTKSLLKRMESLKIKSSHHGKNKAPSKLGLIISGPILQEGMDEDKLKQLNCVEISALNGNHISLPMVRKRSISNSTQTSSSSSQSETSSAVSTPSPVTRTRSLSAYNKRVGMYLEGFDPFNQSTFSDVMEQNFKNRGSFAEDTVFFIPEDHKPGTFPKALSNGNFSPTESNASVNWRTGSFHGHGHLTLQRENSGDSSKELSMGKRRNSASSLSSRLSIYDNVPGSILYSSTSDLADLENEDIFPELDDILYHVKGMQRIVNQWSEKFSDEGDSDSALDSISPCPSSPKQIHLDVDNDRTTPSDLDSTGNSLNETEEPSGMQDRRDSGVGASLTRSSRHRLRWHSFQSSHRPSLSSASLQINCQSVAQMNLLQKYSLLKLTALLEKYTPSNKHGFSWAVPKFMKRIKVPDYRDRNVFGVPLQVNVQRTGQPLPQSIQQAMRYLRNHCLDQVGLFRKSGVKSRIQALRQMNESSTDSVSYEGQSAYDVADMLKQFFRDLPEPLMTNKLSETFLQIYQYVPKDQRLQAIKAAIMLLPDENREVLQILLYFLSDVTAAVKENQMTPTNLAVCLAPSLFHLNTLKRENSSPRVMQRKPSLGKPDQKDLNENLAATQGLAHMIAECKKLFQIPEEMSQGRNSYTEQDLRPLSLEELRGSSSSTTEPSDYHCYLQDCMDDLLKEMKEKFKGWVSCSTSEQADLAYKKACEGPPLRLWKTTIEIVATPEEVLNRLLKEQHLWDEDLIDSKVIEPLDSQTDIYQYVQNSMAPHPARDFVVLRTWRTNFPKGACVLLATSVDHDRAPVAGVRVNVLLSRYLIEPCGSGKSKLTYMCRIDLRGHMPDWYTKCFGHMCASEVVKIRDSFTQQSLESREIKSR; encoded by the exons GCGCTTAAATACTTTAAACAAATGTGCAGTGATGAAGCTAGAAATCAGTCCCCACAGGAAAAGG AGTGAAGATTCAGATGAAGACGAACCATGTGCAATAAGCGGCAAATGGACTTTTCAGAGGGACAGCAAGAGGTGGTCAAGGCTTGAAGAGTTCGATGTGTTCCCTCCAAAGCTGGATGTGAATACCTCCTCTGCCCTAGAGGCTCCTCTCCTCCCAAATGTGGCCAGCTGTGAGAGTGTGCTCACCGACCTCAGCGAGCGGCAGGAGGTGGCCTCTATTCTCAGCACCAGCAGTACCAGCAGCCACCAGCCAACTCTGCAGAGCGAGGCCTCTAGCACCAGGACAAACTCAGTTGTGAGCATTTGTTCATCCAGTAATTTTGTAGCAAACGATGACTCGTTCAGCAGCCTACCTTTGCCCAGGGAGTTGAATAGCTTCAGCTTCAACACGAAGGTAAATGAGAAGAACACAAAATCTAAAACTAAGAGCCTGCTCAAGAGGATGGAGAGTCTGAAAATCAAGAGCTCTCACCACGGCAAGAACAAAGCTCCTTCAAAGCTTGGCCTTATTATTAGCGGGCCCATCCTGCAGGAGGGCATGGATGAAGATAAACTGAAACAACTTAACTGTGTGGAGATTTCTGCCCTCAATGGCAATCACATCAGCCTCCCCATGGTACGAAAAAGGAGCATCTCCAATTCCACCCAAACcagtagcagcagcagtcagTCAGAGACAAGTAGTGCTGTCAGCACACCCAGTCCTGTCACACGCACACGCAGCCTCAGTGCATACAATAAAAGGGTGGGCATGTACCTGGAAGGCTTTGACCCCTTCAACCAGTCAACATTCAGCGATGTGATGGAGCAGAATTTCAAGAACAGGGGAAGCTTTGCAGAAGACACTGTGTTTTTTATTCCAGAAGATCATAAGCCTGGCACTTTTCCCAAAGCACTCTCCAATGGCAACTTCTCCCCAACAGAAAGCAATGCTTCTGTGAACTGGAGGACAGGGAGTTTCCATGGACATGGCCATCTCACTCTTCAGAGGGAAAACAGTGGAGATAGCTCCAAAGAGCTGAGCATGGGGAAAAGGCGCAACTCCGCCAGCTCATTGAGCAGCCGCCTAAGCATTTATGACAATGTGCCAGGCTCAATCCTGTATTCCAGTACAAGTGACCTGGCTGATCTTGAAAACGAAGACATATTCCCAGAACTAGATGATATCTTGTACCATGTAAAAGGGATGCAGAGAATAGTAAACCAGTGGTCAGAGAAGTTCTCAGATGAAGGGGACTCTGACTCGGCGCTCGACTCCATCTCCCCATGCCCTTCCTCCCCAAAGCAAATCCACCTTGATGTAGATAATGATCGGACAACACCAAGTGACCTTGACAGCACAGGGAATTCACttaatgaaacagaagagcCCTCAGGGATGCAGGACAGAAGGGACTCTGGAGTGGGCGCATCATTGACACGGTCCAGCAG GCACAGGCTGAGGTGGCACAGCTTCCAGAGCTCCCACCGACCCAGTCTCAGTTCAGCCTCACTGCAGATCAATTGCCAGTCTGTGGCACAGATGAACCTGCTGCAGAAGTACTCGCTGCTGAAGTTAACTGCTCTCCTGGAGAAGTATACGCCTTCCAACAAGCACGGCTTCAGCTG GGCAGTACCAAAATTTATGAAGAGGATAAAGGTGCCAGACTATAGAGACCGAAATGTATTTGGAGTACCGCTGCAAGTCAACGTCCAGCGCACAGGGCAGCCCCTTCCACAGAGCATTCAGCAAGCCATGCGGTACCTCCGTAACCACTGCCTGGATCAG GTTGGACTATTTAGGAAATCTGGAGTGAAATCAAGAATTCAGGCTTTGCGTCAAATGAACGAGAGTTCAACAGACAGTGTCAGCTACGAAGGCCAGTCTGCCTACGATGTGGCAGATATGTTAAAGCAATTCTTCCGTGACCTGCCTGAGCCTCTCATGACCAACAAGCTCTCTGAGACCTTCTTACAGATATACCAGT ATGTGCCAAAGGATCAGCGTCTCCAGGCTATCAAGGCTGCCATTATGCTTTTACCTGACGAGAACAGGGAGGTCCTCCAGATTCTTCTCTATTTCCTGAGTGatgtcacagctgctgtgaaggaGAACCAGATGACACCAACAAACCTGGCGGTGTGCTTAGCACCTTCCCTCTTCCATTTAAACACACTCAAAAGAGAGAATTCCTCCCCAAG GGTGATGCAAAGAAAACCGAGTCTGGGAAAACCCGATCAGAAAGACCTAAATGAAAATTTGGCTGCAACCCAAGGGCTAGCCCATATGATTGCTGAATGCAAGAAGCTCTTCCAG ATACCTGAAGAAATGAGCCAGGGCCGGAACTCATACACGGAGCAGGACCTTCGTCCCCTCAGCCTGGAAGAGCTccggggcagcagcagcagcaccacggAGCCCTCCGACTACCACTGCTACCTCCAGGACTGCATGGATGACTTgctgaaggaaatgaaggagaagTTTAAGGGCTGGGTCAGCTGTTCTACCTCAGAGCAAGCAGATCTGGCCTACAAGAAG GCGTGTGAAGGTCCCCCACTCCGGTTATGGAAAACTACCATTGAAATTGTTGCTACACCAGAGGAAGTTTTAAATCGTTTACTTAAAGAGCAGCATCTTTGGGATGAAGATCTTATAGACTCAAAAGTAATTGAACCTTTGGATAGTCAGACAGATATATACCAGTATGTCCAGAACAGCATGGCTCCTCACCCAGCCAGGGACTTCGTTGTCTTAAG AACATGGAGGACAAACTTCCCCAAAGGAGCTTGTGTGCTTTTAGCAACTTCAGTGGATCATGACCGTGCTCCAGTAGCAGGTGTCAGAGTCAATGTGCTCCTGTCTAGGTATCTGATTGAGCCCTGCGGGTCAGGAAAATCTAAACTTACCTACATGTGCAGAATTGATTTAAG GGGTCATATGCCAGACTGGTACACCAAGTGTTTTGGACACATGTGTGCATCTGAAGTAGTTAAGATACGAGACTCTTTCACTCAGCAGAGTCTTGAGAGCAGGGAAATAAAATCCAGGTGA
- the DLC1 gene encoding rho GTPase-activating protein 7 isoform X5 produces MILTQIEAKEACDWLRAAGFPQYAQLYEDLLFPIDIAVVKREHDFLDRDAIEALCRRLNTLNKCAVMKLEISPHRKRSEDSDEDEPCAISGKWTFQRDSKRWSRLEEFDVFPPKLDVNTSSALEAPLLPNVASCESVLTDLSERQEVASILSTSSTSSHQPTLQSEASSTRTNSVVSICSSSNFVANDDSFSSLPLPRELNSFSFNTKVNEKNTKSKTKSLLKRMESLKIKSSHHGKNKAPSKLGLIISGPILQEGMDEDKLKQLNCVEISALNGNHISLPMVRKRSISNSTQTSSSSSQSETSSAVSTPSPVTRTRSLSAYNKRVGMYLEGFDPFNQSTFSDVMEQNFKNRGSFAEDTVFFIPEDHKPGTFPKALSNGNFSPTESNASVNWRTGSFHGHGHLTLQRENSGDSSKELSMGKRRNSASSLSSRLSIYDNVPGSILYSSTSDLADLENEDIFPELDDILYHVKGMQRIVNQWSEKFSDEGDSDSALDSISPCPSSPKQIHLDVDNDRTTPSDLDSTGNSLNETEEPSGMQDRRDSGVGASLTRSSRHRLRWHSFQSSHRPSLSSASLQINCQSVAQMNLLQKYSLLKLTALLEKYTPSNKHGFSWAVPKFMKRIKVPDYRDRNVFGVPLQVNVQRTGQPLPQSIQQAMRYLRNHCLDQVGLFRKSGVKSRIQALRQMNESSTDSVSYEGQSAYDVADMLKQFFRDLPEPLMTNKLSETFLQIYQYVPKDQRLQAIKAAIMLLPDENREVLQILLYFLSDVTAAVKENQMTPTNLAVCLAPSLFHLNTLKRENSSPRVMQRKPSLGKPDQKDLNENLAATQGLAHMIAECKKLFQIPEEMSQGRNSYTEQDLRPLSLEELRGSSSSTTEPSDYHCYLQDCMDDLLKEMKEKFKGWVSCSTSEQADLAYKKACEGPPLRLWKTTIEIVATPEEVLNRLLKEQHLWDEDLIDSKVIEPLDSQTDIYQYVQNSMAPHPARDFVVLRTWRTNFPKGACVLLATSVDHDRAPVAGVRVNVLLSRYLIEPCGSGKSKLTYMCRIDLRGHMPDWYTKCFGHMCASEVVKIRDSFTQQSLESREIKSR; encoded by the exons GCGCTTAAATACTTTAAACAAATGTGCAGTGATGAAGCTAGAAATCAGTCCCCACAGGAAAAGG AGTGAAGATTCAGATGAAGACGAACCATGTGCAATAAGCGGCAAATGGACTTTTCAGAGGGACAGCAAGAGGTGGTCAAGGCTTGAAGAGTTCGATGTGTTCCCTCCAAAGCTGGATGTGAATACCTCCTCTGCCCTAGAGGCTCCTCTCCTCCCAAATGTGGCCAGCTGTGAGAGTGTGCTCACCGACCTCAGCGAGCGGCAGGAGGTGGCCTCTATTCTCAGCACCAGCAGTACCAGCAGCCACCAGCCAACTCTGCAGAGCGAGGCCTCTAGCACCAGGACAAACTCAGTTGTGAGCATTTGTTCATCCAGTAATTTTGTAGCAAACGATGACTCGTTCAGCAGCCTACCTTTGCCCAGGGAGTTGAATAGCTTCAGCTTCAACACGAAGGTAAATGAGAAGAACACAAAATCTAAAACTAAGAGCCTGCTCAAGAGGATGGAGAGTCTGAAAATCAAGAGCTCTCACCACGGCAAGAACAAAGCTCCTTCAAAGCTTGGCCTTATTATTAGCGGGCCCATCCTGCAGGAGGGCATGGATGAAGATAAACTGAAACAACTTAACTGTGTGGAGATTTCTGCCCTCAATGGCAATCACATCAGCCTCCCCATGGTACGAAAAAGGAGCATCTCCAATTCCACCCAAACcagtagcagcagcagtcagTCAGAGACAAGTAGTGCTGTCAGCACACCCAGTCCTGTCACACGCACACGCAGCCTCAGTGCATACAATAAAAGGGTGGGCATGTACCTGGAAGGCTTTGACCCCTTCAACCAGTCAACATTCAGCGATGTGATGGAGCAGAATTTCAAGAACAGGGGAAGCTTTGCAGAAGACACTGTGTTTTTTATTCCAGAAGATCATAAGCCTGGCACTTTTCCCAAAGCACTCTCCAATGGCAACTTCTCCCCAACAGAAAGCAATGCTTCTGTGAACTGGAGGACAGGGAGTTTCCATGGACATGGCCATCTCACTCTTCAGAGGGAAAACAGTGGAGATAGCTCCAAAGAGCTGAGCATGGGGAAAAGGCGCAACTCCGCCAGCTCATTGAGCAGCCGCCTAAGCATTTATGACAATGTGCCAGGCTCAATCCTGTATTCCAGTACAAGTGACCTGGCTGATCTTGAAAACGAAGACATATTCCCAGAACTAGATGATATCTTGTACCATGTAAAAGGGATGCAGAGAATAGTAAACCAGTGGTCAGAGAAGTTCTCAGATGAAGGGGACTCTGACTCGGCGCTCGACTCCATCTCCCCATGCCCTTCCTCCCCAAAGCAAATCCACCTTGATGTAGATAATGATCGGACAACACCAAGTGACCTTGACAGCACAGGGAATTCACttaatgaaacagaagagcCCTCAGGGATGCAGGACAGAAGGGACTCTGGAGTGGGCGCATCATTGACACGGTCCAGCAG GCACAGGCTGAGGTGGCACAGCTTCCAGAGCTCCCACCGACCCAGTCTCAGTTCAGCCTCACTGCAGATCAATTGCCAGTCTGTGGCACAGATGAACCTGCTGCAGAAGTACTCGCTGCTGAAGTTAACTGCTCTCCTGGAGAAGTATACGCCTTCCAACAAGCACGGCTTCAGCTG GGCAGTACCAAAATTTATGAAGAGGATAAAGGTGCCAGACTATAGAGACCGAAATGTATTTGGAGTACCGCTGCAAGTCAACGTCCAGCGCACAGGGCAGCCCCTTCCACAGAGCATTCAGCAAGCCATGCGGTACCTCCGTAACCACTGCCTGGATCAG GTTGGACTATTTAGGAAATCTGGAGTGAAATCAAGAATTCAGGCTTTGCGTCAAATGAACGAGAGTTCAACAGACAGTGTCAGCTACGAAGGCCAGTCTGCCTACGATGTGGCAGATATGTTAAAGCAATTCTTCCGTGACCTGCCTGAGCCTCTCATGACCAACAAGCTCTCTGAGACCTTCTTACAGATATACCAGT ATGTGCCAAAGGATCAGCGTCTCCAGGCTATCAAGGCTGCCATTATGCTTTTACCTGACGAGAACAGGGAGGTCCTCCAGATTCTTCTCTATTTCCTGAGTGatgtcacagctgctgtgaaggaGAACCAGATGACACCAACAAACCTGGCGGTGTGCTTAGCACCTTCCCTCTTCCATTTAAACACACTCAAAAGAGAGAATTCCTCCCCAAG GGTGATGCAAAGAAAACCGAGTCTGGGAAAACCCGATCAGAAAGACCTAAATGAAAATTTGGCTGCAACCCAAGGGCTAGCCCATATGATTGCTGAATGCAAGAAGCTCTTCCAG ATACCTGAAGAAATGAGCCAGGGCCGGAACTCATACACGGAGCAGGACCTTCGTCCCCTCAGCCTGGAAGAGCTccggggcagcagcagcagcaccacggAGCCCTCCGACTACCACTGCTACCTCCAGGACTGCATGGATGACTTgctgaaggaaatgaaggagaagTTTAAGGGCTGGGTCAGCTGTTCTACCTCAGAGCAAGCAGATCTGGCCTACAAGAAG GCGTGTGAAGGTCCCCCACTCCGGTTATGGAAAACTACCATTGAAATTGTTGCTACACCAGAGGAAGTTTTAAATCGTTTACTTAAAGAGCAGCATCTTTGGGATGAAGATCTTATAGACTCAAAAGTAATTGAACCTTTGGATAGTCAGACAGATATATACCAGTATGTCCAGAACAGCATGGCTCCTCACCCAGCCAGGGACTTCGTTGTCTTAAG AACATGGAGGACAAACTTCCCCAAAGGAGCTTGTGTGCTTTTAGCAACTTCAGTGGATCATGACCGTGCTCCAGTAGCAGGTGTCAGAGTCAATGTGCTCCTGTCTAGGTATCTGATTGAGCCCTGCGGGTCAGGAAAATCTAAACTTACCTACATGTGCAGAATTGATTTAAG GGGTCATATGCCAGACTGGTACACCAAGTGTTTTGGACACATGTGTGCATCTGAAGTAGTTAAGATACGAGACTCTTTCACTCAGCAGAGTCTTGAGAGCAGGGAAATAAAATCCAGGTGA